The Leucobacter rhizosphaerae genome includes a region encoding these proteins:
- a CDS encoding PLP-dependent aminotransferase family protein, whose translation MTRRVGETPAGGAVSSIPVHLDRDADAPLPVQLAAALREAIDAATLRPGEGVPATRAFARRLGVARGVVVAAYEQLVAEGYLTATHGQGTRVNPALEAVQVGSAEPRDRVSRRDPVETPEPTVLRDPALLTDRSDPAPTTRPLAPGRPITDAVDSAAWRSAWRAAAARAHLTAPELGHPRLRTEIADHLRRMRGTARPAHDVLVTAGTRDGLGLLLTALGTTRGHGLVVGVEDPGLPSLRAVAARYGARIVALPADAEGLDTTRLPEGVLDVVIVTPSHQYPLGGSLPLTRRRELLAWASRAGVLVVEDDFDSELRYTGSPLPTLAALDDPVSGVVVLLGTFSRTIAPGLSAGYLLAPEGLRSRIEPIRRELGGPVSTIVQEALAQYLASGELRRHTSRMLRRYAARRDQVSDRLAGAAGVRVRPMDGGLHAVIEFTGADRGAQRAREAAVVARADAAGLGAEALSRYWQQRESDAGIAGLVIGMGGADDAEFGTALTELRALLA comes from the coding sequence GTGACGCGCCGGGTGGGGGAGACGCCCGCGGGCGGCGCGGTGAGCTCGATCCCGGTGCACCTCGACCGGGACGCCGATGCGCCGCTCCCGGTGCAGCTCGCGGCGGCGCTGCGCGAGGCGATCGACGCCGCCACGCTGCGGCCCGGGGAGGGCGTCCCCGCGACGCGCGCCTTCGCCCGCCGGCTCGGAGTCGCCCGGGGCGTGGTGGTCGCGGCGTACGAGCAGCTGGTCGCAGAGGGCTACCTCACAGCGACGCACGGGCAGGGCACCCGGGTGAATCCCGCGCTCGAAGCGGTGCAGGTGGGGTCGGCAGAACCTCGGGATCGGGTTTCGCGCCGGGATCCCGTCGAGACGCCGGAGCCGACCGTGCTTCGGGATCCCGCTCTGCTCACTGACCGGTCCGACCCCGCTCCCACCACCCGTCCGCTCGCCCCCGGGCGCCCGATCACGGACGCCGTCGACAGTGCGGCCTGGCGCTCCGCCTGGCGCGCCGCGGCCGCACGGGCGCACCTGACGGCGCCGGAGCTCGGGCACCCGCGGCTTCGCACCGAGATCGCCGACCACCTCCGTCGCATGCGCGGCACGGCGCGCCCGGCTCACGACGTGCTCGTCACCGCCGGCACCCGCGATGGGCTGGGCCTCCTGCTCACGGCGCTCGGCACGACCCGGGGCCACGGTCTGGTGGTCGGCGTCGAGGATCCCGGGCTGCCGTCACTCCGCGCCGTCGCGGCCCGGTACGGAGCGCGGATCGTGGCCCTGCCGGCCGACGCCGAGGGGCTCGACACGACGCGTCTGCCGGAGGGTGTGCTCGACGTGGTCATCGTCACGCCGAGCCATCAGTATCCGCTCGGAGGATCGCTCCCGCTGACCCGGCGGCGCGAGCTCCTCGCCTGGGCGAGTCGCGCCGGTGTCCTGGTGGTCGAGGACGACTTCGACTCCGAGCTGCGGTACACGGGGAGCCCGCTGCCGACGCTCGCCGCGCTCGACGACCCGGTCTCGGGGGTCGTGGTGCTTCTCGGTACCTTCTCGCGCACGATCGCGCCGGGGCTGTCGGCGGGCTACCTCCTCGCGCCCGAGGGGCTGCGGTCGCGCATCGAGCCGATCCGGCGCGAGCTCGGCGGACCGGTGTCGACCATCGTGCAGGAGGCGCTGGCCCAGTACCTCGCGAGCGGAGAGCTCCGACGGCACACGAGCCGCATGCTCCGGCGCTACGCGGCGCGGCGCGACCAGGTCTCCGACCGGCTGGCGGGTGCGGCCGGGGTGCGGGTGCGCCCGATGGACGGCGGTCTGCACGCGGTGATCGAGTTCACGGGTGCGGATCGGGGCGCGCAGCGGGCGCGGGAGGCCGCGGTCGTCGCGCGCGCGGACGCCGCCGGCCTCGGAGCCGAGGCGCTCAGCCGCTATTGGCAGCAGCGCGAGTCAGACGCCGGCATCGCGGGCCTCGTGATCGGGATGGGCGGCGCGGACGACGCCGAGTTCGGAACGGCGCTCACAGAGCTGCGCGCGCTGCTCGCCTAG
- a CDS encoding DUF488 domain-containing protein — translation MDIVVKRVYDPPGPDDGVRVLVDRLWPRGVSKAAASLAEWAKDAAPSSGLRRTWHGDPAQHSPAHFEAFATAYRAELAREPGARALDALLARAAGAERLTLLTATRDPEQNHARVLRAALLERATRPDRAEG, via the coding sequence ATGGACATCGTGGTGAAACGCGTCTACGACCCGCCCGGTCCAGATGACGGCGTGCGGGTCCTCGTCGATCGCCTCTGGCCTCGCGGGGTGTCGAAGGCTGCGGCGAGTCTCGCCGAATGGGCCAAGGACGCCGCGCCGAGCTCCGGGCTCCGTCGCACCTGGCACGGCGATCCCGCGCAGCACTCCCCCGCCCACTTCGAGGCGTTCGCCACGGCGTATCGAGCCGAACTCGCGCGAGAACCCGGTGCGCGCGCACTCGACGCGCTGCTCGCACGGGCGGCCGGCGCGGAACGGCTGACGCTGCTCACCGCGACCCGGGATCCCGAGCAGAACCACGCTCGAGTGCTGCGTGCCGCACTGCTCGAGCGCGCGACGCGACCGGATCGCGCCGAGGGCTAG
- the speB gene encoding agmatinase has product MTADAGGSFDETMWNGLLHGGLGGTFMGVPKVELNRDAIRAAGAKAVVYGFPFDATTISRSGANYGPRAIRETSVQFTNFQATFDFDLFAHLPLFDGGDCHVALGNTPKTFARVEADIEEIVAAGAIPVVFGGDHSVSIPVGKAAKKPGTSPGWVQFDTHLDAAPNVGGEELNHCCTITRAVDNGYDPAKMVLVGISGWMNPKTELKYCRDHGIRVIWLEEIWEHGAVWAAEQILERVGDEGFYLTFDVDALDAAFAPGTCAPTPGGMTMREAIQIIRGIAPAGLIGLDIAEPAPSLDHSTRTQLVAARIALEALAFHAGSPSTPVRVG; this is encoded by the coding sequence ATGACTGCAGATGCCGGTGGATCGTTCGACGAGACCATGTGGAACGGTCTCCTGCACGGTGGGCTCGGGGGCACCTTCATGGGGGTGCCGAAGGTCGAGCTGAACCGCGACGCCATCCGCGCCGCGGGAGCGAAGGCGGTCGTCTACGGCTTCCCGTTCGACGCGACCACGATCAGCCGCAGTGGCGCGAACTACGGGCCGCGCGCGATCCGCGAGACCTCGGTCCAGTTCACCAACTTCCAGGCGACCTTCGACTTCGACCTCTTCGCCCACCTGCCGCTGTTCGACGGCGGGGACTGCCACGTGGCGCTCGGCAACACGCCGAAGACGTTCGCCCGGGTCGAGGCCGATATCGAGGAGATCGTCGCGGCGGGGGCGATCCCGGTCGTCTTCGGCGGTGACCACTCCGTGAGCATCCCCGTCGGCAAGGCCGCGAAAAAGCCCGGCACCAGCCCCGGTTGGGTGCAGTTCGACACGCACCTCGATGCGGCGCCGAACGTCGGAGGCGAGGAGCTCAACCACTGCTGCACGATCACGCGCGCGGTCGACAACGGCTACGACCCGGCGAAGATGGTGCTCGTCGGCATCAGCGGCTGGATGAACCCGAAGACCGAGCTCAAGTACTGCCGCGATCACGGGATCCGCGTGATCTGGCTCGAGGAGATCTGGGAGCACGGCGCGGTGTGGGCTGCCGAGCAGATCCTGGAGCGCGTCGGCGACGAGGGGTTCTATCTCACGTTCGACGTGGACGCGCTCGACGCGGCCTTCGCGCCCGGCACGTGCGCACCGACCCCCGGGGGCATGACGATGCGCGAGGCGATCCAGATCATTCGTGGCATCGCCCCCGCGGGACTCATCGGCCTGGACATCGCGGAGCCCGCGCCGTCGCTCGATCACTCGACGCGCACGCAGCTCGTCGCGGCGCGCATCGCCCTCGAGGCGTTGGCGTTCCACGCCGGCAGCCCGAGCACGCCGGTGCGCGTGGGGTAG
- a CDS encoding nitrilase-related carbon-nitrogen hydrolase: protein MTPAPSTRTVSVVQAAPRSRDLAANIAATVERIAGSGVDLVVLPELFLTGYQTVDLDEIGLTVADPRLAPLASACAEHRTALLVGFVETSAEGAYDAILAIDRDGRILPAIRKTHLFGDEGDVFRRGDTLDPIDLCGVRIGVLNCFEVEFPEVARTLVLKGAELLVAASANMHPYEPDHRIATIARALENRVPLAYANRVGSESDHDFCGASRLVAADGTVLGQLGTDDAGSATAELSIGAPTAPETDMLAQRRPELYA, encoded by the coding sequence ATGACCCCCGCGCCATCCACCCGCACCGTGAGTGTCGTGCAGGCCGCCCCGCGCTCCCGCGACCTCGCCGCGAACATCGCGGCGACGGTCGAGCGGATCGCCGGGAGCGGGGTCGATCTCGTGGTACTGCCCGAGCTCTTCCTCACGGGATACCAAACGGTCGACCTCGACGAGATCGGCCTCACCGTCGCCGACCCGCGCCTCGCGCCGCTCGCCTCGGCCTGCGCCGAGCACCGCACGGCGCTGCTCGTCGGGTTCGTCGAGACCAGCGCCGAGGGGGCCTACGACGCGATCCTCGCGATCGACCGCGACGGGCGGATCCTCCCCGCGATCCGGAAGACCCACCTCTTCGGCGACGAGGGCGACGTGTTCCGCCGCGGCGACACCCTCGACCCGATCGACCTCTGCGGGGTTCGGATCGGGGTGCTCAACTGCTTCGAGGTGGAGTTCCCCGAGGTCGCCCGCACCCTGGTACTCAAGGGCGCCGAGCTGCTGGTCGCGGCGTCGGCGAACATGCACCCCTACGAGCCGGATCACCGCATCGCCACGATCGCGCGCGCCCTGGAGAACCGGGTGCCGCTCGCGTACGCGAATCGGGTCGGCTCGGAATCGGACCACGACTTCTGCGGCGCGAGCCGACTCGTCGCCGCCGACGGCACCGTCCTCGGCCAGCTCGGCACCGACGACGCGGGATCGGCGACCGCCGAGCTCTCCATCGGGGCACCGACGGCGCCCGAGACCGACATGCTCGCGCAGCGGCGCCCCGAACTGTACGCATAG
- a CDS encoding APC family permease — MTATTTVMKREFTTFSALSVAFAFVSPIVALYSVLGVGLAASGPAFIWGGMILYAGQFVVVLTLGVLASKWADSGGIYQWSRRLLGHRYGWFASWTYICTLLITLPAVAYAGAVLIPPIFDIPAADPGFVTWLAVGLLVLSTVVNLAGRVFIKILMVGVIVAEAIGSVGVAIWLLFFERHQDLSYLSPASLGGFDGVFFSAPLVMAIAFSSYFAIGFESASSIAEEVKRPKRAVPRAMVVSFFAIMMIVILSTLAFTLAVPNDAFLQDPENAADPAVAIMAATFPEPIFRGILALFVIAFAASLMTIQITVSRIVWATARNGELPFARVLTRLSGDTGLPRVAVIVTAVIAALLFIPFQSEGIQMALISFSSVGFFVSFLFPILGMAIARARGAWRDDPSLFLGRAGRAVSWLALVWLLFQIVNVAWPRESGAGWATDWSTVIGVGVVAVAGILVEAWVHRKRLHAAATGTTLVIVERDESDDDEDGPGVRGDGAATAPASNPAR; from the coding sequence ATGACAGCGACGACGACGGTGATGAAACGCGAGTTCACCACCTTTTCAGCGCTCTCGGTCGCGTTCGCATTCGTCTCGCCGATCGTGGCGCTCTACAGCGTGCTCGGCGTGGGGCTGGCCGCCTCCGGGCCCGCCTTCATCTGGGGCGGGATGATCCTCTACGCCGGTCAGTTCGTGGTGGTGCTCACCCTCGGGGTGCTCGCGTCGAAGTGGGCCGATTCGGGTGGGATCTACCAGTGGTCGCGGCGCCTGCTCGGGCACCGCTACGGCTGGTTCGCATCGTGGACCTACATCTGCACCCTGCTCATCACCCTGCCCGCCGTCGCCTACGCGGGGGCCGTGCTGATCCCGCCGATCTTCGACATTCCCGCCGCCGATCCCGGGTTCGTCACCTGGCTCGCCGTCGGCCTGCTCGTGCTCAGCACCGTCGTGAATCTCGCGGGCCGCGTGTTCATCAAGATCCTCATGGTCGGCGTGATCGTCGCCGAGGCGATCGGTTCCGTGGGCGTGGCGATCTGGCTGCTGTTCTTCGAGCGGCACCAGGATCTGAGCTACCTCTCGCCGGCGTCGCTCGGCGGGTTCGACGGGGTGTTCTTCTCGGCGCCGCTCGTGATGGCGATCGCCTTCTCCAGCTACTTCGCCATCGGCTTCGAGAGTGCGAGCTCGATCGCGGAGGAGGTGAAGCGGCCGAAGCGCGCTGTGCCGCGCGCGATGGTGGTGTCCTTCTTCGCGATCATGATGATCGTGATCCTGAGCACCCTCGCGTTCACCCTCGCCGTGCCGAACGACGCCTTCCTGCAGGATCCCGAGAACGCCGCCGACCCCGCGGTCGCCATCATGGCGGCCACGTTCCCGGAGCCGATCTTCCGCGGCATCCTCGCGCTCTTCGTGATCGCATTCGCCGCCAGCCTCATGACGATCCAGATCACCGTCTCCCGCATCGTGTGGGCGACCGCGCGCAATGGCGAGCTGCCGTTCGCGCGGGTGCTCACCCGCCTCTCGGGCGACACCGGTCTGCCGCGTGTCGCCGTGATCGTGACGGCTGTGATCGCCGCGCTGCTCTTCATCCCGTTCCAGAGCGAGGGGATCCAGATGGCGCTCATCTCGTTCTCGTCGGTCGGCTTCTTCGTCTCGTTCCTGTTCCCGATCCTCGGAATGGCGATCGCCCGTGCACGCGGCGCGTGGCGCGACGACCCGTCGCTCTTCCTGGGGCGCGCGGGACGCGCTGTGAGCTGGCTCGCGCTCGTGTGGTTGCTGTTCCAGATCGTGAACGTCGCGTGGCCGCGTGAGAGCGGCGCCGGATGGGCGACGGACTGGTCGACGGTCATCGGTGTGGGTGTGGTCGCCGTCGCGGGGATCCTCGTGGAGGCCTGGGTGCACCGGAAGCGCCTGCACGCCGCCGCGACCGGCACCACCCTCGTGATCGTCGAGCGCGACGAGTCGGACGACGACGAGGACGGCCCCGGCGTGCGCGGGGACGGCGCGGCTACTGCGCCAGCGTCGAATCCCGCACGGTAA
- a CDS encoding LacI family DNA-binding transcriptional regulator: MKARRVTIKDVAREAGVSVATASEALNGKGRVAPATRQNVIEVAGALGYTASRTAKNLNAGRTGSLVLAVSPMSASDASKGPQPEWDVEYYFRVLSGASARAFSRGFLLSMLPFRSPSSEFLMATDGLILVDPSEEDDLLDEAVRTGVTCVTIGRTARDLSWVDNDFFTGTTAALQHLSATAPSRPALFLSETTSSYVRDELSAYLEWCSTAGLEPIIIRSPGPRVDEAEPVIRAALSASDRKFDAVVTTLDTLASATERSARALDLQVPRDLQILSLSDSRTLDYGLHHSITALDLDPVRLGELAVDLLIAEVEGDAARRRELVPASLTVRDSTLAQ; the protein is encoded by the coding sequence ATGAAAGCTCGCCGCGTCACCATCAAGGACGTCGCCCGTGAAGCGGGAGTGTCCGTCGCGACCGCCTCCGAGGCGCTGAACGGCAAGGGCCGCGTCGCCCCGGCGACCCGCCAGAACGTGATCGAGGTGGCCGGGGCGCTCGGCTACACGGCGAGCCGCACGGCGAAGAACCTCAATGCCGGGCGGACGGGATCCCTCGTGCTCGCCGTCTCGCCGATGTCGGCCTCCGACGCGTCGAAGGGACCGCAGCCCGAGTGGGACGTGGAGTACTACTTCCGCGTGCTCAGCGGTGCCAGCGCCCGCGCGTTCAGCCGCGGCTTCCTGCTCTCCATGCTCCCGTTCCGGAGCCCCTCGAGCGAGTTCCTGATGGCGACCGACGGGCTCATCCTCGTCGACCCGAGCGAGGAGGACGACCTGCTCGACGAGGCGGTCCGCACCGGCGTCACCTGCGTCACGATCGGGCGGACCGCCCGGGACCTGAGCTGGGTCGACAACGACTTCTTCACCGGCACCACGGCGGCGCTGCAGCACCTGAGCGCAACGGCCCCGTCGCGACCGGCGCTGTTCCTCAGCGAGACGACCTCGTCGTACGTCCGCGATGAGCTCTCCGCCTACCTGGAGTGGTGCTCCACCGCGGGCCTCGAGCCGATCATCATCCGCTCCCCCGGCCCGCGCGTCGACGAGGCGGAGCCCGTCATTCGTGCCGCGCTGTCGGCATCGGATCGCAAGTTCGACGCCGTGGTCACCACGCTCGACACCCTGGCGAGCGCGACGGAGCGGAGCGCCCGGGCGCTGGATCTGCAGGTCCCCCGCGACCTGCAGATCCTCAGCCTCTCGGACAGTCGTACCCTGGACTACGGCCTGCACCACTCGATCACGGCGCTGGATCTTGATCCGGTGCGCCTCGGCGAGCTCGCGGTCGACCTCCTCATCGCCGAGGTCGAGGGCGATGCGGCGCGTCGCCGCGAGCTCGTGCCGGCCTCCCTTACCGTGCGGGATTCGACGCTGGCGCAGTAG
- a CDS encoding polyprenyl synthetase family protein — protein MTTSEPARVDGNPPLPTGERLDDTIASIAAEISARLTRVLAGVSVEVPEHELLTLLTGGKLLRSRLTILAAHALGTPDPAVLRPACVALELLHTASLVHDDLIDGSQTRRGLPTLHRRASPASAILLGDLLVSTAFEVAAPLGTDATAAIAHAFSQLCLGQLAEAGLTWGSDAQPRMEEYARRKTGGLFGAAIELAALSCAVPTASAVELRASGEVLGIAFQLADDLIDVQDDLSALDKDHGADLRNGIPTLPIWHATRALRASGATEADPDWGEALARAAGSPESRAVTLRRIAELVALCRDRQPELRRPALMDDAVAVVLGALPEYAPRDPEGTDR, from the coding sequence ATGACGACGAGTGAGCCGGCGCGGGTCGACGGGAATCCGCCCCTTCCCACGGGCGAGCGGCTCGACGACACGATCGCGTCGATCGCCGCGGAGATCTCGGCCCGTCTCACCCGCGTGCTCGCGGGCGTGTCCGTCGAGGTGCCCGAACACGAGCTGCTCACGCTGCTCACCGGCGGCAAGCTCCTCCGATCGCGGCTGACGATCCTCGCGGCCCACGCCCTCGGCACCCCGGATCCGGCCGTGCTGCGCCCGGCGTGCGTCGCACTCGAGCTCCTGCACACCGCGTCGCTCGTGCACGACGACCTGATCGATGGCTCGCAGACCAGGCGCGGGCTGCCCACGCTGCATCGCCGCGCGAGCCCCGCGTCCGCGATCCTCCTCGGCGATCTCCTCGTCTCCACGGCGTTCGAGGTCGCGGCGCCGCTCGGCACGGACGCGACCGCGGCCATCGCGCACGCCTTCTCGCAGCTCTGCCTCGGACAGCTCGCGGAGGCGGGGCTCACCTGGGGATCCGATGCGCAGCCCCGCATGGAGGAGTACGCCCGTCGCAAGACCGGCGGGCTCTTCGGCGCGGCGATCGAGCTCGCGGCGCTTTCCTGTGCGGTACCGACGGCGAGCGCCGTCGAACTCCGCGCATCGGGCGAGGTGCTCGGCATCGCGTTCCAGCTCGCCGACGACCTGATCGACGTGCAGGACGACCTCAGCGCGCTCGACAAGGACCACGGTGCGGACCTGCGCAACGGCATCCCGACGCTGCCCATCTGGCACGCGACCCGGGCCCTGCGGGCCTCGGGCGCGACGGAGGCCGATCCCGACTGGGGAGAGGCGCTCGCGCGCGCGGCCGGCTCCCCCGAGTCCCGGGCCGTCACCCTGCGGCGGATCGCCGAACTCGTCGCGCTGTGCCGCGACCGGCAGCCCGAGCTCCGCCGCCCCGCCCTCATGGACGACGCCGTCGCCGTGGTGCTCGGCGCCCTGCCCGAGTACGCCCCCCGCGATCCGGAAGGCACCGACCGATGA
- a CDS encoding metal-dependent transcriptional regulator — translation MSVDELSPSMQNYLKVIWGLQEWSDQPVSNSAIAEAAGVRLSTVSDALRKLSDQELIEHVRYGTVTLTELGREHAVSMIRRHRLLETFLVNMLDYEWDEVHSEADRLEHAVSDELMHRIDRSLGYPTRDPHGDPIPSADGLVHRPDAVILADAPAPCRTRVERISDADNEMLQYFASRGIVVDAELRVLPGEPYSETVTVQVGDSPVSLGPAAAASVWVSVL, via the coding sequence GTGAGCGTTGACGAGCTGTCGCCCAGCATGCAGAACTACCTCAAGGTCATCTGGGGGCTGCAGGAGTGGTCCGACCAACCGGTGTCGAACTCGGCGATCGCCGAGGCCGCGGGCGTGCGGCTCTCCACCGTCTCCGATGCGCTGCGCAAACTCTCCGATCAGGAGCTCATCGAGCACGTCCGCTACGGCACCGTGACGCTCACGGAGCTCGGCCGGGAGCACGCGGTGTCGATGATCCGGCGCCACCGGTTGCTCGAGACCTTCCTCGTCAACATGCTCGACTACGAGTGGGACGAGGTGCACTCGGAGGCGGATCGGCTGGAGCACGCCGTATCGGACGAGCTGATGCACCGCATCGATCGCTCACTCGGGTACCCGACGCGGGATCCGCACGGCGACCCGATCCCGAGCGCGGATGGGCTCGTGCACCGGCCCGACGCCGTGATCCTGGCGGATGCCCCGGCGCCGTGCCGGACCCGCGTCGAGCGTATCTCCGACGCCGACAACGAGATGCTCCAGTACTTCGCGAGCCGCGGGATCGTGGTCGACGCGGAGCTCCGGGTGCTGCCCGGGGAACCGTACTCCGAGACGGTGACGGTTCAGGTCGGCGATTCCCCGGTCAGCCTCGGGCCCGCGGCGGCCGCGTCCGTGTGGGTCTCGGTGCTGTAG
- a CDS encoding DMT family transporter, with protein MARSMQPAESPTPFAAESTRVAAEKVAKPSHWPVLLASAVLEAVWAIALAESQGFTVLGPSIVFFVTSPLSMVGLAYAMRGIPVSVAYAVWTGTGAALTVAAAMVMGSEPVSVLKLVFLAGIIGCVIGLKFAKAPQE; from the coding sequence ATGGCGCGCTCGATGCAACCCGCGGAGTCCCCCACCCCGTTCGCCGCCGAGTCGACCCGCGTCGCGGCCGAGAAGGTCGCGAAGCCGAGTCACTGGCCCGTGCTCCTGGCGAGTGCGGTGCTCGAGGCCGTGTGGGCCATCGCACTGGCCGAGTCCCAGGGCTTCACCGTGCTCGGGCCGAGCATCGTGTTCTTCGTGACGAGCCCGCTCAGCATGGTCGGCCTCGCCTACGCGATGCGCGGGATCCCGGTCAGCGTCGCCTACGCCGTGTGGACCGGGACCGGGGCCGCGCTCACCGTTGCCGCCGCGATGGTGATGGGCAGTGAACCGGTCTCCGTGCTGAAGCTCGTGTTCCTCGCCGGCATCATCGGGTGCGTCATCGGCCTGAAGTTCGCGAAGGCGCCGCAGGAGTGA
- a CDS encoding DMT family transporter, translating into MSLAWIALILSGMLEAVWATALDASKGFRRFWPSAIFLLTFAASMAGLAYAMGEIPVGSAYAVWVGIGAVLTAAWALITRQERATVLRVVLLLGLIGCVVGLKAVS; encoded by the coding sequence ATGTCACTCGCATGGATCGCACTCATTCTGAGCGGGATGCTGGAGGCCGTCTGGGCCACCGCACTCGACGCCTCGAAGGGCTTCCGCAGGTTCTGGCCGTCGGCGATCTTCCTGCTCACCTTCGCCGCGAGCATGGCCGGGCTCGCCTACGCCATGGGCGAGATCCCCGTCGGCAGCGCATACGCCGTGTGGGTCGGGATCGGGGCCGTGCTGACCGCGGCCTGGGCCCTGATCACGCGCCAGGAGCGCGCGACGGTGCTCCGCGTGGTGCTCCTGCTCGGGCTGATCGGCTGCGTCGTCGGTCTCAAGGCGGTGAGCTGA
- a CDS encoding asparagine synthase has translation MFGWLKKRKRQGSRPPRRLPRRVLAPVEEIVEQGLLVADVAVRMTVKNAIIMNALHKHADYNEAQIIEMVRSATEDLAVERERDAKHIAHMRDEIRDTGRSSWSESDYGNDDNRTLRHRQEVYQRVAEELRSRSEDPEYLQSTAKRAHALAWDEIGDSLKERATHPYYSGGDNAEYQSAREDRIQQLIEKDLTSLMQQQNPAPARGRKSRRKDGS, from the coding sequence GTGTTCGGCTGGTTGAAGAAACGCAAGCGTCAGGGGTCGCGGCCACCGCGGCGACTGCCCCGACGCGTGCTCGCGCCGGTCGAGGAGATCGTCGAGCAGGGGCTGCTCGTCGCGGACGTGGCCGTGCGCATGACCGTGAAGAACGCGATCATCATGAACGCGCTGCACAAGCACGCCGACTACAACGAGGCGCAGATCATCGAGATGGTGCGCAGTGCGACGGAGGATCTCGCCGTCGAGCGCGAGCGCGATGCGAAGCACATCGCGCACATGCGCGACGAGATCCGGGACACCGGGCGCAGCTCCTGGAGCGAGTCCGACTACGGCAACGACGACAACCGCACGCTCCGGCACCGCCAGGAGGTGTACCAGCGGGTGGCCGAAGAGCTCCGGTCGCGCTCCGAGGATCCCGAGTACCTGCAGAGCACCGCGAAGCGGGCGCACGCCCTCGCCTGGGACGAGATCGGCGACTCGCTGAAGGAGCGCGCGACGCACCCGTACTACAGCGGCGGCGACAACGCGGAATACCAGAGCGCGCGGGAGGATCGGATCCAGCAGCTCATCGAGAAGGACCTCACCTCGCTCATGCAGCAGCAGAACCCGGCACCGGCGCGCGGGCGCAAGTCCCGTCGGAAGGACGGCTCCTAG